ATGCAGGCAGGCACGACGGGGGTGAACACGATTCGGATTTACAACCCCGTGAAACAGGCCGAAGAACACGACCCGGAGGCCGTTTTTATAAGAAAATGGCTGCCCGAACTGGCCGATTTGCCCGCGCCTTTCGCCCGCGAACCGTGGAAAGTGACGGCTTTGGAGGCGGCTTTTTACCAGTTCCGGCCCGGCCTCGATTACCCCGCGCCTGTCGTGGATTTGGAAAAAACCAGCGCCTTCGCCCGCGAAATGCTCTGGAAACACAAAAAAGACCCGCTTGTGAAAGCCGAAAACCAGCGCATCCTTCGCGTCCACACGAAGCGCAAGGATGCCAATGAGAGCAGCGTGATGGGTGATGCGAAGACAGTGCGGCGGTTGTCGGGGTAGGCTCTGTTTGTCCCCACCCCGACAAGTCACTTGCCTTTAGGCCCCGTCGCGCCACGTTTCTCCAATTTTGAAAGTTCTACCGTCGTCATTTTCAAAAACAAAAAACGACAGGTATGAACCATCGGAACAGACTCTTCCTCTCGCTTTTGGCAGTGCTTGCTTTGGGCGCTTGTGTCAAAACCGAAATCGTCCCAGAAATTTTGGAGCCAACGCTCCGTGTCGAACCCGCCGCCATTTCACTTTCCATCGGGCAGACCCGCCAGTTGTCTGGCACCTACATCAATGAATTGGGCGAAAACCAATCTGGGCTTGTGGAGTGGCGCTCTTCGGCCCCGGCGGTGGCTTCGGTCAGTACCGCGGGCTTTGTGACTGCTGTTGCCGCTGGTCAGGCATGGGCCGTCGCCACAGCCCCGGGCGGGTTGGCCGATTCTGTGCTTGTGACCGTCGCGGTCAACAACAATTCGGTGGCAAAAGTGGTCATCACGACTGCCCAGACCTCTCTCGGCGTGGGTGCCCATCTCCAACTGAGCGCCAAAGCCTACAATGCCGCGAACCAAGAGCTGCCCTCGCCCAACGTGAACTGGACGAGCGCCAACCTCGCGGTGCTGACCGTCAGCGCCAGCGGCATCGCCACTGGGAAAAGCGAGGGGATATCGGCAGTGACGGCTTCCGTCAACGGGGTGAAGAGCCTGCCCGTTACGTTCCAAGTGACACCTGCCGGAGGTGTTTCGCGCAGCGGCACTTTTTCGGGCAACATGGGGTATTCGGTGAAAGGAACGACCACCCTGCAACAAACAGGCGCGGGGCTTCGACTTTTGCTCGGCAGCGATTTCCAATCGTCCAACGGCCCACAGCTCGGCGTTTATTTGGCAAAAACAGCCTCCGGCTCGCTGAGCTCGCAAAACAGCCTGAAACTCGCCAACCTGCTCAGCAACAGCGGCGCACAAGAATACGCCGTGCCCGCAGGCGTGGGGCTTACTGATTTCAACTATGTGGTGATTTACTGCATCCCGTTCAACGTGCGTTTCGGCACGGCGCAGCTTGGAAATTAGGAAACCACGTTTACGAAACTTTGAAAGTTTCGTAAACGTCCCACCCGCCTTATCCTGTAAATCTTGTGAATCCTGTCAAAAAGACATGAAAAATAAAACTATCGCACTTGTCACATTCTTTTTGCTCGCCGCCGCGCCTATGTTTGCCAACGGCTGGCCGCAGCCCAAAGGTCACGGCTTTTTCAAACTTGATTTTTCGTTCATACGCGCTCGCAGTTATTTTGGCCCCGATGGCAACATTTACGACCTCAACGGCTCTCGCACTTTGCTGGGCAACTACACCACCGCTTTTTATGGCGAATATGGCCTTACGAACAAATTGACTGCCATCGGATACGTCCCGTTTTTGGTGCGCAACACAGTGAACGAAGGCGTGGGCGCGATTACGGGCGAGGTGCTGCAACCGGGCTTGGAAAACACGGCTTTTGGCGATGTTGACCTCGGTATTCGCTACGTTTTTTTGAAAAAAGGTAGTTTCGTGCTAAGCGGCTCGGCTTGGCTCGGCATCCCCAGCGGCGACTACACGAACCCTGACTTGCTCTACACGGGCGACGGCGAGTGGAGCCAACAACTCCGCGTCGAGTGGGGCTACGGCGCTGCTCGTTGGTACACCAATGGCTTCGCAGGCATCAATCATCGCACGAAAGGTTTTTCCGAAGAGTTTCGCTACCAAGTCGAGGCGGGTTATTGGCTGGTGCAGAGCAGGCTTTTGGCTTCGGCCAAACTCGCCGGGGTCAAGTCCTTTTTCAATGGCAACCCTGACGGCACCACGAACGGCCTTTTCGCCAATAATGTGGAGTATGTATCTCCACAGCTTGGCCTTGCTTGGGAGCATAAAGGGAAATGGGGGGTAAGCGCCCTTGTCGCTGGCGCGTTTGTCGGCACCAATGCATTGGCCGCGCCATCGGTGTCGGTGGGGCTGTATCGGAAGGTGGGAGGCTGGTGATGCGGCAATGGGTGTCCTAAGCGGGGCGCTTCGTGACCGTGTGCCACAGGGTGAGGGTATTCACAAAATCACGGAGCACAAGAGTAGCCTGTCAGCCCATCACTCGCCAGTCCTTTTAAACTTTCTCTTACCTATACGAAGTCTGCTTCGCGCACGTTTTTGGCGGGCGATGGCGACAAACCATAAAATCGCGCTACTTTTGCGGACGTTCCCCGAAATGTCCTTGATTTTTTACTCAAAAATTGATTTTCGAGGGTATTTCCCTGTATATTCTTTTGAACATGAAGCACATTCGATTTTGGGCGCTCTTGGGCGGACTTGTCCTGACCAGCCAATTTTCTTTCGCACAGATGCGCGGCACGGAGGTGGGCGGATGGGTCGGCGCTTCGAACTATTTTGGCGACTTGAACACTAACTGGCGCGTCAATCGGCTCCACTTGTCGGGTGGTTTTGGCGCACGCTACAATTTCAACGACCGACTTGCGGCACGGCTGGGGTTCACCTATGGCAAAATCAGTGCCTTCGATGCCGATTCCCAAAACGAGTTTGAGCGTCGGCGCAATCTTTCTTTCGAGAGTATTTTGATTGATGGCACGGCTCAGTTCGAGTTCAACTTCATGCCCTACATTCACGGTCACAGAGATTTTTTCTACACGCCTTATTTGTTTGCCGGCATCACGATGTTTTATTTCAACCCTCGCGCCGAGTTGGACGGGAAACGCTATGACTTGACAAAAATGGGCACGGAAGGGCAGTTTCGCGGCGAGGAATACAACACCACACAGGGTGCGCTTGCCTACGGGTTCGGTTTCAAGATGGACCTGTCATATCGCTGGAGCCTCAACATCGAGTTGAGCGGGCGCAAACTTTTCACCGACTATCTGGATGATGTGAGCGGATCTTACGCCGACATCCGCGACATCCGTGCGCAGCGCGGCGAAATCGCTGCCCAACTGGCCGACCGCTCGCTGGAGCCCAAAATCGGGCAGCCCGGTCGCCAGCGCGGCAATGGGAAGAGCAACGATATGTATGCCTTCCTCACCATCGGGATGATGTACTATTTTGGCGACATTCGCTGCCCGGAGTTTTTGCGGTAAAAAAAGATTCACAGGTCGCCCAATTGGGGGCGTATCAACAATTCCTCCACCACTGCCGCGTCGCTCAGATTATAGCAGCCCCATACTGCTTTGGCAATGTCGGTTGCTTCCATGAGGCGCTTTTCGGGAAAATCCGCGCCGCGCCAAGAGTCCGACCAAGTGGCGCCGGGCAGGATGGCTGTCACTTTGATTCCCTTGGTTTTCATCTCTTCGCGCAGGCATTTGGAAAAGCCGAGCAGGGCAAATTTTGAGATGGTGTAAGCGCCGCCATTCGGGTAGGCTATGAGGCTGGCGATGCTGCACATATTGAAAATGTGGCCGCTGCGGTGCGACAGCATGGCTGGAAGCAAGGCCCGCGTGAGATGATAGGCGCTAAAAAGGTTGGTCTCCAACAAGGTTTCCAAAGAGCCTTCGCGCTCGTCGGCCACGCCGCCGGGCAGGTATATGCCAGCGTTGTTCACCAGCACGTCGAGGTGTTGCCAAGTGCTTTGAACAAAGCGGGCGAACTCCTGCACTTCTGACTTTTTCCCTACGTCAGCGGGGTAGGTATGCAGCTTTGTGTGGGGGAAACGGGTTTTCCACTCTGCTTGCATGGCATCCAAGTCAGCTTCCGTGCGCGCGCAGACGCAGAGGTCGAAGCCATGTTCGGCAAAAATCTCGGCAATGGCACGCCCCAAGCCTTTCGTGGCACCTGTGACGACAGCGGTTTTGTTCATAAACGTGGGAGATGAGCAATTGGTTATTGATATTGGTTGGCGGGCAGCCGTGTTTGCAGGACAATTTTTTTGCCTCAAAGTTTGAAAAAACTTGAACCTTTGAACCTGATTCCTTGCTTCAAGGATTTTTAAAAAATCGCCTTTGGGCAGCCTGCCCTCAAGTCGCAGCCCATTCGAGCCGCAAATATGGATTTTCTCTCAAGATACAACTATCTGCATCATCTGGGGCGCTACCTGCTGATGATGAAACAAGCATTTGGCCGCCCTGAAAAGCTTTCGATGTATTGGAAGGAGACCGCTCGGCAAATGAATGATATCGGTGTCGGTTCGCTCATCATCGTGTGCCTTATTTCTGTTTTTATCGGGGCAGTGGCGGCGGTGCAGTTTGCTTATCAGTTAGATGGTCAGCTAGTACCACGCTATTACATTGGCTACATTGTGCGCGATTTGGCGCTCATAGAGTTGTCGCCCACCATTACCTGTCTGGTCTTGGCGGGCAAAGTGGGTTCCAACATGGCTGCGGAAATCGGCGGGATGCGCCAGAAAGAACACATAGATGCCATGGAGGTGATGGGCGTGAACACCGCCGCTTATCTCATCACCCCAAAGTTGTTCGCGGCGGTGGTCGTCATTCCCCTGTTGGTTACTTTTTCGGCGTTTGTGGCCATCATCGGTGGGTATTTGGCGAGCGTCCCAACGGGTCTCATCACCGATGCCGAATACATTCAAGGGGTACGGTCTTTCTTTGTGCCGTACAATGTGTTTATGATGTATGTGAAATCGGTGGTGTTCGCATTCATCCTTACAAGTGTTTCCTGCTATCAAGGCTACTATGTGAAAGGCGGGAGCGTCGAGCTCGGCCAAGCCAGCACCCGTGCGGTGGTGTTTAGCGACATACTCATCCTGTTGGCGGACTACCTGATTGCGGTGTTGCTGACGGGCTGAGCTTTTTTGTGCTTGCCCGGCCAAGCGGAGCGAGCGGGGGGGTGCTCGCTCGGATGGGTTTTAAAAAAACTCCTTTAAATTGGTATTTAGGCCAAAATGCACCACACCGCCCGCGAGGTGGTAGGCTCCATAACCAAAGTCAATGCGGAAACGGCTGACTTTGATGCCTACGCCGCCGGAAAATCCTGCGAGGCTCCGGTAGTTGCGCACCGACAACTCTTTCTTACGGAGATGATTGTAGCTAAATCGCAGCTGGAACGCCTCGTTGCGCCCCAGCAAAAATTCTCCGTTAAAAATAAGGTGTCGGAAAAAATTGTCCACACCATTGTTGCTCACGCCCGCTGTGGGGCTGCCGCCAAAAATGAGGGTGCCGTCGTCCTGAAAATTGGGGTCGTCGTAGCGTATTTCCCACTGGTGGAGGTGATGGGCGATGATGCCAAAGCGAAAAGGCAAGTATCTAAAACGCTTGGTAATGCCGATCTGTACATCGAATGGCAAGTCTTCCCGATTGCCGTTGTAGGTGGAGAGTTGAGTGCCTGCATTGCGCAGTACCAGCGCGGCCGTGAAGCGCCGAGCTGTGTCGGCATACAGCATACCAGCATCGGCCACGAGGGCGGAGGATTTGTAGATGTCGAGAGTGGAGAAGCCCATGCGGACGTTTAGGCCCAAGGATAGGCGGTCGGTGAGTGGACGCGCTGCGCCGAGGGTCAGCGCCGTCTCAGAGGCCTGCACATTGCCGCCCAATCTGTTGCCATATTCGTCGGCCAACGGAATGTCGCCGTAGCCCACATACTGGATACCCCCGTGCACGGTGAAGCCGATTTTCTTGAGGTCGTTGGCATAAGCGACATAGCCGTGCTGAATGTCGGACAAAAAGAAGTTGTGCTGGAAGGTGATGCGACCATCCATAGCCGGGTTCAGCGCGGCGGGGTTGGCCGCTGCGAAAGCCAAGTCATCGTCCTTCACTGCGATTTGCATTCCGCCCAATGCCGTGATGCGGGCCGAGGGAGAAAGTTTCAGAAATGAAAACACCTGTTGACCTCCCGTGATTTGGGCATTTGCGTGATGCCAAGTGCCAAGAGCAAAAAGCAACGGGACTGCGGCGATTGTCCGTAAAAATATATGCATGGTCGTATTGTTGTGTGTTCGTTGTGCGGATGAGGGCATCTCATGAGTCATTGAAAATTGCTCATTGCCAATGACGAAATGGCCTGTGAGACGACTTCGACATCACGCCTATTTTTTCCAAGTAGTCAGGCAGACACCTTTGTCGCATTGAGCGATTCTAATCAGTTCGCCGCTCTCGTTGTACTCTTTGAGCTCGCCGTGTTCCAGTGGTTCGTCCTCAAAAACGACATAGATACCCTCTGCCTTTAAGTTGCCATTTTCCCAGTATTCCCAGAAAGGGCCGTCCTCCGTGTTGTTGCGAATCGTTACTTTTTCTTTGATGGCACCGTTCGGATAATAGACAATACTCAGCCCTTGCATCGCGCCATCCACGAACTCCTGCTCGACGTATAGCTGGCCGCTCTCGTAGAATCTTTGATACTTGCCGTGATATTGCCCCCTGCGAAAACGCTCCACAGCTTCTGTTTTGCCATTGGGAAAATAAAATTTTCGCTCGCCATCCAGCGTGTCGTTGGTGTAGCGAGCCTCTTCGAGCAGTTGCCCATTGGCTGAAAAACGCTGGTAAAGACCTTCTTTGGCAAAATCCTGCTTCCGGCGTTGCCAGCGTTCCAATTGGCCCTCTTTGTCGCGGCTTTCCACCGTTTCCACAGGGTTGTTTTTGCAAAAAGAAATGAAAAGCGCCAAAAATCCGAATAGCGCCAAAAGTGATAATCGAGTGATTTGCATGGAAAAATTAGTTTTGCCGCACAAACGTACGGGTTGACGACAAAAGTCTCGTTCAGGCTGCCTGCCCCTGCGATTTTTTGCCAAACCCGTCCGCTCTGCTTGGCCGGGCGGGCTTCAAACCACAAACTTTCAAATCCCGTCCGAACAGATGCTCATCCGAGCGGGCGGAAAACTACAACCCATGTCGCCTATCATACGTCCGCACGCCGAACAAGCCTACGCCCACGAACTGGCCGCCCTCGCGGCTCACGACGACCGCCCTCGCCCGACCAACTGGCGGCTCTCCCCTTGGGCTGTCGTCACCTACCTGCTGGGCGGGCAGGCGGGCGATGTGCGCATCGAGCCAAAATACTATGGTCGCCGCCGTCTTATCGAAATCGCCGTGGCCACGCTTGCCACAGACCGCGCCTTGCTCTTGCTCGGTGTGCCCGGCACGGCCAAGACTTGGGTTAGCGAACACCTTGCCGCTGCCATCAGCGGCGATAGCACACTGCTCGTGCAAGGCACCGCGGGGCTCAACGAGGAAGCACTCCGCTACGGCTGGAACTACGCACGCTTGCTCGCCGAAGGCCCTTCAGAGCAGGCACTCGTCGCCAGCCCAGTCATGGCGGCCATGCGCGAAGGCAAGTTGGTGCGCGTGGAAGAACTAACACGCATCCCCGCCGACGTGCAAGACACCCTCATCACCCTGCTCTCCGAAAAAACGATGCCTGTGGCCGAACTCAACACGGAAGTGCAAGCGCGTCAGGGCTTCAACCTCATTGCGACTTCCAACGACCGAGACAAAGGGGTGAACGAACTGTCAGCAGCTTTGCGACGGCGATTCAACACAGTAGTGCTGCCCTTGCCCGACACGCTGGCCGAGGAGGTGACAATCGTGCAAAATCGCGTGGCCGCATTAGGCAAATCCCTCGAACTGCCCCCAGAAGCGGCACCGGTGCGCGAGATACAGCGACTTGTCACCATATTCCGCGAGCTTCGGGGGGGCAAAACAGAAGATGGCCGCGAACGGCTCAAAAGCCCAACGGCTACCCTGAGCACAGCCGAGGCCATTTCGGTGATACACCAGGGGCAGTCGCTCGCCGTGCATTTTGGCGATGGCGAACTTCACGCCCACGACCTTGCCGCCGGCCTTGTGGGTGCCATCGTGAAAGACCCCGCCACGGACGGCGCGGTCTGGCAAGAATATCTGGAAACAGTGGTGAAAAAACGCGACGACTGGCAAGACCTGTATCGCGCTTGCCGGGAGCTGAGTTGACGAAGGTTCATTCGCCGTTCGGGACGCGAGCCACTTCAAGCCTCCTCGTTTTTTTCTTTTGACGGCGTGTCCGCTACGTCTTCTTCCAAATCAGGTGTGGTCGTTTCTTCGATGAGCAATGCCTCATCCACGGAGACAGGGGGCTTAGGCTCCTCCACAAAACCATCGCGAAAAAAGCGACGCTGAAAAAGCAAGATGCTCAAAACGCCCGTCGTGATGGCGGCATCGGCCACATTGAATATGGGGCTAAAAAACAGGAAACTGCCCCCCCCGAGCCATTCGGGCAGGTTGATGTTGAACATCGGGAAGTACAACATATCCACCACGCGCCCGTGCAAAAATCCGCGCATGGGCAGCCCTTCTTCCAGCCCGTAACCTTGGCCAAAAGGCGTCAATCGGGCCACCTCGTGGTAATCACCACTAAAAATAAGCGCGTAAAAAGTGCTATCAATGATGTTGCCCAACGCCCCGGCGGTAATCAACCCGACGCAATAGACAAATCCCATGGGGGCATTGGCTTTCAGCAGCACTTTGGTGTACCAAATCAGCCCCGTCACCATCAGGATGCGGAACAGGCTCAATATCAGTTTCCCATAATCGAAACCGCCATGGTCCACATTGAACTTGATGCCAAAGGCCATGCCTTCATTCTCAACGAACAGCAGCCGCGCCCATTCAAGGCCGAATAGATAGACCTGCTCGTTGATTCTGAAATTCGTCTTGATGTAAAATTTGAAACTCTGGTCAATCAGCAGCACCAGCAGCACCAGCAACACGACTTTATATCCCTGTTTCAATTCTGAGTGTTTTAGTGAAAAAGTCTGCAAAGAAACGACGAATTTATTTCCCGTCCACCTGCCTCAACAACCACTCCCGCTCTGCCAACGGGTTGGTCTGGGTGGCCATTTCGCGAAATTTTTCTTTCTGGGGCTTGGAGTAGATGTTGAGGTGCAACATTTTTTTCATCAAGCTTATCATGTTTTTGTAGGCAGCTTTACGGGTGGGGTCCAATGCTTCCTTGCGTTGTAGGTAGATGCGGAGACTTTCGAGGAGTGACTCGAAGGCATCAAACTCATCCTGTTCGTAGTAAATTTTGAGCAGCATGGTTTTGGCCACGATATTTTGCAACATATCATCATACTCAAAAGCCACCAAGTAACGCTGTGCGGTATCATACTCCCCCTTTTCAAAAAAGAGGCGAGCAAGACCAAAGTTGACTGTGCCATGCCGTTGTTTTTCTTCCAAATACTGTTGAAAATTTTCAACAAACTTTTCGGCCCAGTCAAATTCCCCTACTTTCAAGGCGCTGCTTACTGTGTTCAAAAAGGTGTATCGTGAAAGATTGTCGTTTTCCAAAAGTATTTTTGTTTCCACCCCGCTACGATACAGCTCGAAGGCTCTTCTGTAAAAGTCTTGCCTGCCTTGATTGATTTTTGGCACACAGTAGTTTAATGCTGCGAGATATAGAGTCCGTACCTCTGACCGATTAAAAAACGCCATTTGATTGTGTATCCTTCGCTCCAATTCATCAAAATAGGCTTCTTCCTCCGGATGGGTGAGCGCCATGTAAGTATTGTAATAAACGCCTATGGCGGGTTCATGCAGCATTGCCTTGTTGTTAGCATAGGCCAATACTTCCTGCAGCAATCCATGGTCGTAATTGATTTTCTGATAAATGCTTTGATGTGCCAACATATCCTTGCTGATGCGCAAACGCTCTTCCAAAAACCATCTCTCCAATGCATCGGCTGTTTCCTGTAGATTGACTGGTGCATTTTGGGTGATGTTCATGCGATGCTCGTATTCCACCTGCTCGAAGAAGAATTTGTTGAGCAGGTAAAAATCGTTGCGCAAAGGTTGTTTGTGAAGGTTTTCCCAACCCAAGCGATGCGACTGCTTATAGGCTTTGTCTAATTTTCGCCGTCGGTAAATCCGCGAAAGCGCCAGCTGGTAGCGCACGCCGTCGCGTGTGTAGTATGAAAAAACCAAGTACTCCTCTACTGCCCTCAGCAGAAAGTACATCACTTGACGCATATAGGCATCGTCGTATGGCTGCCCGGGGAACACCGCTTGCCAAGCCACCTCCTTTCCCAGCGACTCGCCCTCGTCCGAGAGATGTTTGCCCAGATAGTCAAACAACCTGACTACATCCTGTCGTTGGTTGTGCGCTGGCGATTGCAGCCATTTGTTGAGGTCGCGCATCTCCTTCTTTTCAAGGGAGCGGAGAATCTCCACCAAAACACTTTTTTGCATGAAATTTTTAAATTATCTATTCAACAAAATTTCAAAACAGCCATCGATAATCTAAATATTTTTTGAGGTTTAAGGTTCAAAATTCATTTTTTTTTAAAATTTTGAAAACTTCGCCTCAATTTTCAAAAAAAATCGCCATTCTAAACTGCTCAACAAATGCTTTTTTTTGTCTTTTACCCGTCGAAACATCACCCGCACTTTTGTATCGTCAAACAAAGGCTATTGCCAAGCCTAATCCGCAATCTCATGTTTAAGCATTTTTTGACTGCCTCATTCCTGCTGTTCGCAACGCTCGTTGTCGGGCAGGGTTGGGAGCGCGTGTATGGTGGCGGAGGACTGGACCAACTGAACGCCATCACGCAAACGCCCGATGGTGGCTATGTGATGACAGGTTTTTACAACCTTGGTCAGATTTACTTGATTAAGACTGATGCCGATGGCGACTTGCAATGGAGCAAGAATTATCCCACGGGAGGCTTCTTTGCAGAGGGTAAAGCCATTGTAGCCACTCGCGACAGTGGTTATGCCATAGCTGGCAATATACAGGGGGTAGGCCCAGGAGGACGCAATGCCTACCTGCTCAAGACGGATGCTTTCGGCAATGTGTTATGGACGAAGATATTCGGCGGTAATCAGAACGATGAGGCGAGGGGAATTGTGGAACTATCCGATGGCAGTTTGGTGGTAGTCGGGTACACCGTCAATCATTTGATACAAGTGACAGGAGAATGGACAGAGGATGTTTACCTCATCAAAACAGATGCGAAAGGGGAAGTGCTTTGGGAAAAAACCATTGGACAGCCTGCCACCAAGGAGCAAGGCAATGCCATAGTACTGACCCCCGAAGGCGATTTGGTGGTTGCAGGCAGTTTCCGCGTGCAGACCGCGCTCCCCGGCGATTTTCAGTTCTATGCCATCAGGCTCGACGCAGATGGAGATGTTATTTGGGAAAACACTTACGGTTTCTCCAATTTGGATGACATTGCCAGAGCCGTCGCACCGACACTGGATGGTCATTTTGTGCTGGCGGGCAGCACCAATCAAGGTCAAGGAGGTGCTGGTTTTGTGATGAAAATAGATGGCAGCGGCAGCCCCTTCTTTATGTGGTCAAAAACTTACCCCAAAACGGTTTTTAACAGTATCTCCGCCGACAAAAGCAAAGGCTTTTTTGTGGCGGGCAGAAAAGACATTGACACAGGCGGTACCTTGGGGGACTTGTATCTGGCCCGCTTAAACGAAGAGGGCGAAAAGTTGTGCGACGTGCTGGTGGGGAAAGCAGGTGCCGATGAAGGGTTTGGAGTGGTAGCTACCCCCGATGGTGGCGCAGCGGCGGCAGGCTACAGCAACCCATTCTTCAATTCTTCCGAATCAAACGCTTATCTGGTCAAAGCCGATTTGAATTGTCTGGTTTTCACCAGTTATATTGAGGGCAATATCTTTCAGGACCTGAATGTCAACTGCACGAAAGACGCAGGGGAAAAAGACATGGAAGGCTGGGTGGTTAGCATCACAAGCCCCAATTTCTCGCGCTATGCGGTATCCACGCAGGGCGGCAACTTTCGCCTGGCTGTTGATACGGGTCAGTACGACATCAAGCTTTTTGCGCCCAATGACAACTGGGAAGCCTGCAACGGGGTAGTGAAAGTATCGGTGCCCCAATTTTACGACACGATTTCAGCACTAATACCCATATGGGCCAAGTACTTGTGCCCACGCAACGAAGTGGATATAGCCACCCCCATTTTGCGTCGCTGTGCCGACAATGTTTACACCGTGCGGTACTGCAACACAGGCTCATCCTCATCCAACAACACGCGCGTTGAAGTCGCCTTAGACCCCGCCTTGAGCTTGGTTTCCAGCACCATTCCCGGTGTCGAGACTCCTCCGGGCAGCAACAATTATGCGTTCAACATCGGGACGCTTGCGGAAGGAGAATGCGGTGGCTTCAAGTTTACAGCGTTTTTGGACTGCGGCACTGTTACGGGGCAAACGCATTGCGCAGTAGCACATATTTATCCCGACACTTTTTGCGCGCCAACCGTCAACTGGGATGGCTCGATAATCGGGGCGAGAGCGCGTTGCGACGGCGACACCGTGCGTTTGTCTTTACTCAATCGTACCATCAACCCCGTAACTACACCTATTAGTTATGTAATTGCGGAAGATTTAATCATGCTTATCCCCCCAGGCGACCCCGATTACACACTACCCCCAGGCACGCTTGGCCCGTTGGGCGAAGTGGAAGTGTGGAGCCGCGAGGCCAACAACAAAACCATCCGCATCATCGCTACCCAAAGCCCCGGCTATCCGGGTGCGGGGTATCCGACAGCGGCAATAGAAGGATGCAAAACCGATAATACACAGAATCCGATATCGCTTGGGTTCTATACCATGTTCCCGGAGGACGATGCCGACGCTTTTGTCGAGACGGACTGCCAGGAAAGCAACGAAACCGATTACAACCCGACATTTATTAAGAGAGGTCATCCCAAAGGCTATGACGTGGCCCACTACGTCAGTCCTGAAACCGATTTGGACTTTTTAATCCAGTTCCGCAACACCGGGACAACCACCGTGCAGCAAGTCATCATCCGCGACACCTTGTCCGCGGCACTCGACCCAAGCACGGTTTATCCAGGCGCTGCCAGCCACCCCTATGATTTTGAGGTCTATGGAAATGGCATCGTGCAGTTCACACTCCCCAACATTAATCTTGTGCCGGGTAGCAGCGCAAGCGAGGGTTTTGTCAAGTTTCGCGTATCCCAAAAACCGACTTTGGAATGCGGGGCAAAAATCCTCAACAGCGCTGCTATCTACTTTGACTTCAATGCTCCGGTTATCACGAACCAGACTTTTCACACCGTCTGCGAGGATTCGATATACCTCATCGTGAAGACGAAAGAAATTCACTATCCGGGTGCCGACCTGCGGGTGTATCCTAACCCAATGGACGATATGGCCACCTTTGAAGTGA
This genomic interval from Saprospiraceae bacterium contains the following:
- a CDS encoding toxin-antitoxin system YwqK family antitoxin gives rise to the protein MQITRLSLLALFGFLALFISFCKNNPVETVESRDKEGQLERWQRRKQDFAKEGLYQRFSANGQLLEEARYTNDTLDGERKFYFPNGKTEAVERFRRGQYHGKYQRFYESGQLYVEQEFVDGAMQGLSIVYYPNGAIKEKVTIRNNTEDGPFWEYWENGNLKAEGIYVVFEDEPLEHGELKEYNESGELIRIAQCDKGVCLTTWKK
- a CDS encoding ABC transporter permease; this encodes MDFLSRYNYLHHLGRYLLMMKQAFGRPEKLSMYWKETARQMNDIGVGSLIIVCLISVFIGAVAAVQFAYQLDGQLVPRYYIGYIVRDLALIELSPTITCLVLAGKVGSNMAAEIGGMRQKEHIDAMEVMGVNTAAYLITPKLFAAVVVIPLLVTFSAFVAIIGGYLASVPTGLITDAEYIQGVRSFFVPYNVFMMYVKSVVFAFILTSVSCYQGYYVKGGSVELGQASTRAVVFSDILILLADYLIAVLLTG
- the porQ gene encoding type IX secretion system protein PorQ codes for the protein MHIFLRTIAAVPLLFALGTWHHANAQITGGQQVFSFLKLSPSARITALGGMQIAVKDDDLAFAAANPAALNPAMDGRITFQHNFFLSDIQHGYVAYANDLKKIGFTVHGGIQYVGYGDIPLADEYGNRLGGNVQASETALTLGAARPLTDRLSLGLNVRMGFSTLDIYKSSALVADAGMLYADTARRFTAALVLRNAGTQLSTYNGNREDLPFDVQIGITKRFRYLPFRFGIIAHHLHQWEIRYDDPNFQDDGTLIFGGSPTAGVSNNGVDNFFRHLIFNGEFLLGRNEAFQLRFSYNHLRKKELSVRNYRSLAGFSGGVGIKVSRFRIDFGYGAYHLAGGVVHFGLNTNLKEFF
- a CDS encoding SDR family oxidoreductase yields the protein MNKTAVVTGATKGLGRAIAEIFAEHGFDLCVCARTEADLDAMQAEWKTRFPHTKLHTYPADVGKKSEVQEFARFVQSTWQHLDVLVNNAGIYLPGGVADEREGSLETLLETNLFSAYHLTRALLPAMLSHRSGHIFNMCSIASLIAYPNGGAYTISKFALLGFSKCLREEMKTKGIKVTAILPGATWSDSWRGADFPEKRLMEATDIAKAVWGCYNLSDAAVVEELLIRPQLGDL
- a CDS encoding AAA family ATPase codes for the protein MSPIIRPHAEQAYAHELAALAAHDDRPRPTNWRLSPWAVVTYLLGGQAGDVRIEPKYYGRRRLIEIAVATLATDRALLLLGVPGTAKTWVSEHLAAAISGDSTLLVQGTAGLNEEALRYGWNYARLLAEGPSEQALVASPVMAAMREGKLVRVEELTRIPADVQDTLITLLSEKTMPVAELNTEVQARQGFNLIATSNDRDKGVNELSAALRRRFNTVVLPLPDTLAEEVTIVQNRVAALGKSLELPPEAAPVREIQRLVTIFRELRGGKTEDGRERLKSPTATLSTAEAISVIHQGQSLAVHFGDGELHAHDLAAGLVGAIVKDPATDGAVWQEYLETVVKKRDDWQDLYRACRELS
- a CDS encoding DM13 domain-containing protein, encoding MNHRNRLFLSLLAVLALGACVKTEIVPEILEPTLRVEPAAISLSIGQTRQLSGTYINELGENQSGLVEWRSSAPAVASVSTAGFVTAVAAGQAWAVATAPGGLADSVLVTVAVNNNSVAKVVITTAQTSLGVGAHLQLSAKAYNAANQELPSPNVNWTSANLAVLTVSASGIATGKSEGISAVTASVNGVKSLPVTFQVTPAGGVSRSGTFSGNMGYSVKGTTTLQQTGAGLRLLLGSDFQSSNGPQLGVYLAKTASGSLSSQNSLKLANLLSNSGAQEYAVPAGVGLTDFNYVVIYCIPFNVRFGTAQLGN
- a CDS encoding outer membrane beta-barrel protein, which produces MKHIRFWALLGGLVLTSQFSFAQMRGTEVGGWVGASNYFGDLNTNWRVNRLHLSGGFGARYNFNDRLAARLGFTYGKISAFDADSQNEFERRRNLSFESILIDGTAQFEFNFMPYIHGHRDFFYTPYLFAGITMFYFNPRAELDGKRYDLTKMGTEGQFRGEEYNTTQGALAYGFGFKMDLSYRWSLNIELSGRKLFTDYLDDVSGSYADIRDIRAQRGEIAAQLADRSLEPKIGQPGRQRGNGKSNDMYAFLTIGMMYYFGDIRCPEFLR